One Erpetoichthys calabaricus chromosome 9, fErpCal1.3, whole genome shotgun sequence genomic region harbors:
- the gstk1 gene encoding glutathione S-transferase kappa 1 — translation MSASKKLVELFYDVVSPYSWIGFEILCRYRNVWNIDVRLRPGFLGGVMQGAENKPPGFVPRKFEYMKKDLHRLGCYFNIPLAQPQNPAEVMFVKGTLQAMRFVTATNILQPELTEVLSRELWMRIWSRDEDITEPASFQAVATAIGLSKDQAIKLIEFSKSQEVKDSLKSTTQEALDNGAFGFPFIIAHVNSKKEVFFGSDRMELLAHCLGEKWLGPLTSNSKSKI, via the exons atgtcggCTTCTAAAAAGTTAGTGGAATTATTCTATGACGTGGTTTCACCGTACTCTTGGATTGGATTTGAG attTTGTGTCGATATCGCAATGTCTGGAATATAGATGTGAGGCTGCGACCAGGATTTTTGGGAGGAGTCATGCAAGGAGCAG AAAACAAACCTCCTGGATTTGTACCACGGAAGTTTGAATATATGAAGAAGGATTTGCATCGATTGGGTTGCTACTTCAACATTCCCCTCGCCCAGCCACAGAATCCTGCTGAAGTTATGTTTGTCAAAG GAACCCTGCAAGCAATGAGATTTGTGACTGCAACAAATATTCTGCAACCAGAACTGACAGAGGTTTTGTCCCGAGAACTGTGGATGAGAATTTGGAGTCGAGATGAGGATATAACTGAACCTGCTTCTTTTCAAGCA gTAGCCACTGCCATAGGACTTTCTAAAGATCAGGCAATCAAACTTATTGAATTTTCTAAATCTCAAGAAGTCAAAGACAGCCTGAAATCTACAACCCAAGAAGCACTTGACAATGGG GCATTTGGTTTCCCATTTatcattgcacatgttaatagtAAGAAAGAAGTATTCTTTGGCTCAGACAGAATGGAGCTACTGGCTCATTGCCTTG